The sequence GCGACCAGCGACCTGAACGACCTGTACCGGCGGGTCATCATCCGCAACAACCGCCTGAAGCGCCTGATGGATATTAAGGCGCCCGAAGTGATTCTGCGGAACGAGAAGCGCATGTTGCAAGAGGCCGTTGATAGCCTCTTCGACAACGGCCGCAAGTCGAACTCGGTACGTGGCTCGTCGAACCGCCCGCTCAAGTCGCTCAGTGACATGCTGAAGGGCAAGCAGGGCCGCTTCCGCCAGAACCTGCTGGGCAAGCGCGTCGACTATTCCGGGCGTTCGGTGATTGTCATTGGCCCCGACCTGGAGCTGCACCAGTGCGGCATTCCGAAGGAAATGGCCATCGAGCTCTTTAAGCCGTTCATCATTCGACGGCTGATTGAGCGCGGCATCGTGAAGACGGTGAAGAGCGCCAAGAAATACGTGGAGCGTCGCACGGCCGCCGTATGGGATATTCTGGAGAAGGCCATTCAGGGGCGGCCCGTGCTGCTGAACCGTGCACCTACGCTGCACCGCCTGGGCATTCAGGCCTTCCAGCCTGTGCTTACCGAAGGCAAGGCCATCCAGCTGCACCCGCTGGTGTGTACGGCGTACAACGCCGACTTCGATGGCGACCAGATGGCCGTGCACGTGCCGCTGAGCCACGAAGCGTGCCTGGAGGCCATGATTTTGATGCTCTCCAGCCACAACATCCTCAGCCCGGCCAACGGCTCGCCGCTCACCGTGCCCACGCAGGACATGATTCTGGGGCTCTACTACCTCACCAAGTCGCGCGATGGGGAGAAGGGCGAAGGCATGCGCTTTACGAGCGTATCGGAAGTGCGCCAGGCGTACGACCAGGACGTTGTAGCAACGCACGCCAAGATCCAGCTGAAAGACCCGGACGGGTCGTCTGAGATTCTCGATACCACCGTGGGGCGCGTTCTCTTTAACGAGATTGTGCCAGATGGCATTCCGTACGTCAACGACGTACTGACGAAGAAAAACATGCGGCCCATCATCTCGGACATCCTGCAGACGGTTGGCTTTAAGCGGACCTCGAAGTTCCTGGATGCCATGAAGGACATGGGCTACGAGCGCTCCACCACATCGGGCATTACGTTCTCATTGTCCGACATTGTGGTGCCCGACGAGAAGCAGAAGCTGGTGGAGGAGGCAGAGAAAGAGGTCGACCAGGCCAGCTCCAACTACTCGATGGGCTTCATCACTGATAGCGAGCGCTACAACCAGGTCATCGACATCTGGACGCAGACCAACAACCGCGTCTCGGAGGTGCTCTTCAACACGCTGAAGGAGCATCGTGACGGATTCAACGCCATTTACATGATGGCCGACTCCGGTGCCCGCGGCTCCAAGGAGCAGATTCGCCAGCTTGGCGGCATGCGTGGCCTGATGGCCAAGCCGCAGAAGAATGTGGGCGAAGGTGGGGGCGAGATCATTGAGAACCCCATCCTTTCCAACTTCAAAGAGGGCCTGTCGGTGCTTGAGTACTTTATCTCGACGCACGGCGCGCGCAAGGGCCTGGCCGATACGGCACTCAAGACCGCCGATGCGGGCTACCTCACGCGCCGCTTGGTTGATGTGTCGCAAGACGTGACGATCACCGAGCACGATTGCGGGACGCTCCGCGGCATTGAGGTGGAAGCCCTCACCGACAACGAGGAAGTCGTGGTGCCGCTCTCGCAGCGCATCGTGGGCCGCGTGGTGGTGCACGACGTGTACGATCCGCAGACCGGCGAGCTCCTCATTGAGGCGAACGACGTCATCGACGAGCAGGTGGCCAAGCAGGTCGCCGAAACGTCCATCGAGAGCATCGAGATTCGATCGGTGCTCACCTGCGAAGCCGAGCGGGGCGTGTGTACGCTGTGCTACGGTCGCAACCTTGGCACCAACCGGATGGTGGAGGTCGGCGAATCGGTCGGCGTGGTGGCTGCCCAGTCCATTGGCGAGCCCGGCACGCAGCTCACGCTTCGTACGTTCCACATCGGTGGCGCGGCAAGCGCGATTGCGTCCGAGTCGACGATGCAGACGAAGTCGGCGGGTACCGTCGAGTTCGAGAACCTGCGCACGGTGATGCGCGAAGACTCTGACGGTCCGAAGGAGGTGGTGCTCACGCGGCAAGGCGAGATCAACATCCTCGACGAAGACGGCCGCCCCATCACGAGCTACGTGGTGCCCTACGGCGCCGAGTTGCTCGTGGAAGACGGCGCGACCGTTGAACGCGATGACGTGCTGGCCAGCTGGGATCCGTACAACAGCGTGATCCTCTCAGAGGTTGACGGCACCGCGGGGTACGAGGATGTCATTGAAGGCACCACGTACCGCGAGGAAACCGACGAGCAGACGGGCCACAAGGAGAAGGTCATCATCGAGAGCCGCTCGCGCACGCTCACACCGGCCGTGACGATTGAGATGCCGGAAGGCGATGAGCGCGAGTACAACATGCCGGTGCAGGCGCGCATTCAGGTGGACGAAGGCGACGAAATTCAGGCCGGCCAGGTGCTGGCCAAGATTCCGCGCCAGACGGTCAAGCAGAGCGACATTACGGGCGGTCTGCCGCGCGTAACGGAGCTCTTTGAGGCGCGCACGCCCAGCGACCCGGCGACGGTCAGCGAAATTGACGGCATCGTCAGCTTCGGCGACCGTAAGCGCGGCAAGCAAGAGGTTATCGTCAGCAGCCGTGACGATGACATGACCAAGAGCTACATGATTTCGCTCTCGAAGCACATGCTTGTGCACGAGAACGACTTCGTGAAGGCCGGCGATCCGCTGTGTGATGGGCAGATTGCCCCGCACGACATCCTCCACATTAAGGGCCCGCGCGAGGTGCAGGAGTATCTCCTGAACGAAATCCAGGAGGTGTACCGCCTGCAGGGCGTTGACATCGATGACAAGCACATCGAGGTGGTCATCCGCCAGATGATGAAGCGCGTTGAAGTTACGCAGCCGGGCGATACCGACTTCCTCGAAGAGGACTACGTCGATCGTCACGAGTTGGCCCGCGTCAATGACGAGATGCACGACAAGTTTGTCGTGACGGATCCGAGCGAGAGTGCCCTTACCATCGGGCAGATCGTGGACCGCTCGCAGCTGCGCGAGGCCAACTCGAAGCTCAAGCGCCAGGACAAGCCCGAGGTGCAGGTGCGCGAGGCGCGTCCGGCCGTGGCGCGTCCGGTGCTGCTGGGCATCACGAAGGCCGCGCTGTCGACCGATTCGTTCATCTCGGCGGCCTCCTTCCAGGAGACCACGAAGGTGCTCACGAACGCGTCCATTCGTGCGAAGAGCGATCCGCTGTATGGCCTGAAGGAGAACGTGATCGTCGGGCATCCGATTCCGGCGGGCACGGGGCAGCGCCAGTACCGCGATCTGGTCGTCGGGAAGACGTCCGACCTCGAGAAGCTGCAAGCAGCCATTGGCGGCAACGGGTCGACGCTGGGCGATGGCGCTCCCAGCGAGGCCTCCGTAGAAGCGGGCTCGAAAGAGTAAGCCACGCTTCGTAGTACAGGCTGTATCGCTCAAACGCATCGTGGCACCAGCCACGGTGCGTTTGTCTGTTTGTGAAGCACTGCAAGGAAACAATGCTTCGCCCATGCAGACCGTAGCTTGCGGGATAGACCAGCGAACGAGGCCCGCGCACCATCCGTTGACGGTAATGAAGCCCACAATCGGTACAAGAACGTAATGGCTATTTATCTCGACCACGCCGCAACCACACCGCTCGACCGCGCGGTGCTGGCGGCCATGGAGCCGTACCTGCTGGAGCATTTTGGCAACGCCTCGTCGGTGCACGGGCGCGGGCGGCAGGCCCGCGTGGCTGTGGAGGAAGCCCGCGAGCGCGTGGCGGCGGCGCTGGGGGCCGAGCCCTCCGAGGTTGTGTTTACAAGCGGCGGGACCGAGTCGGATAACCTGGCGCTCAAGGGAGCACTTCGCGCCCGGGCGGCAGACGGCCGAACGCGGCTCGTCACGTCAGCGGCCGAGCACGAAGCGGTGCTTCAGCCCGCCGAGCAGCTTGCGGCCGAAGGATACGAGGCCACGGTGCTTGCCCCCGATGCCCACGGCCGCATCACTCCCGATCGGCTCGACGAGGCCCTCGACGACCGCGTGGCGCTCGTGTCGCTCATGCATGCCAACAACGAAATCGGCACCCTGCACGACATCGCGGCACTGGCCGACGTGTGCCACGCCCATGGGGCCTGGTTGCATTGCGATGCCGTGCAAACCGCCGGGCTGATGGCCCTCAACGTTAAGGACCTGGGGGCCGATCTGCTGTCGCTCTCGGCGCACAAGTTGTACGGTCCGAAGGGCGTGGGCGCGCTGTACGTGCGAGGGGGCATCGACCTGCCGCCGCTCGTGGCGGGCGGCGCACAGGAGCGCAACCGCCGCGGAGGCACCGAGAACACGCCGGGCGTTGTGGGCCTCGCGGAGGCGCTTACGCGTGCCGTCGAGCGGGCGCCCGAGCGGGTGGCGCGCCTCGAGTCGTTGCAGCAGCGGCTCGTGGAGGGGCTAACGGACGCGCTGGACCACTTCCGCTTCAACACGCCGGTGCACCACGGGCCCGTCGCGCCGCACATCGTCAACATCTCGTTTCCCCCGCACGCGGGACAGCCCATCGACGGCGAAATGCTGCTCCTGAACCTCGACATGCACGGCGTGCAGGCCTCGGCCGGATCCGCGTGTACCAGTGGCGCGCTGGAGCCCAGCCATGTGCTTACGGCGCTAGGACTGCCGCGCGAGACGGCCGCTGCCGCGGTGCGCTTCTCGCTGGGGAAGGATACCAGCCCCGAAGACGTTGATGGGGCCGTGGATACGCTGGCCGATACCATCGATCGCATGCGCCGCTAACCACTCGTCTGTTGCATGACCGACGCCCTCATCGTCTTTGCCAAGCCGCCGGAGCCGGGGGCCGTAAAGACGCGCCTCACCACGCTCCTGAGCGACGAAGAAGCCGCAGCCCTCTACGCGGCCTTTCTGGAAGATGCCTTGCGGCAGTACGCCGCGCTCGCTGCCGATGTGCGCCTGTACCTGACCGACGCGTCGGCCGCGCTCCCCGTGCCCGATCGGGTGGGCGTGCACGAGCAGTCGGGGGCGGGCCTCGGCGCGCGGATGCACACGGCCTTTCAGGAGACGTTTGCGGCGGGGTATGCGCGGGCTGTCATCATCGGGACGGATCATCCTACGCTGCCGTCGGCACGCATCCGCCGGGCGTTCGATGCGCTGCGCCCCGCTCCGGCCGTTGCGCTGGGGCCAAGCGCCGATGGCGGGTTTTACCTGCTGGGCCTCACCGCTCCGCAGCCCGCGCTGTTTGCGGGCATGACCTACAGCCACGACGAGGTGTTTGCGGAGACGCGTCGCCGTGCGGAGGGCCTTGACGCCCGTCTCACGGTGCTGCCTGAGTGGTACGACGTTGACACCCCCGCGGCGCTGCAACGGATGCTCCAGGACCTAGAGGGCGCGCCGCATGCCGTACGCACGCGGGCTACCGTGCGGCGGCTGAACCTGCGCGAGCGATTGCGTGCAGCGTCGCGGTGAGCCGGTGCGGTTAGCGTGGCGGCGCGGCCGGCGCCTGTAGCTGTTGCAGCCGCTCGAAATACGCCCGGATGAGCGCCTCGTAGTCTGGGGCATAGCCGCTTTCTAGCGCACGGATCAGGTCGCGGCGCAGGCGGTCGGTCTGCTCCGCGGGCGAGAGCGCATCGGGCGGGGTCCGTTCGTAAGTGCCCTCGGCGGTGCGTGCCTTCCGCTGATCGTCGGTGCCTTGCGTGCGCAGCGATTGCTGGGCCTGCAGCAGGCGCGTCAAAATCTGTTGCTGCCGGTCGTTGAGCCGCCGGCGGTCAACGCGCTGCTGTTGCAGCTCGCGGATGGTCTGCTCCATTTGCTCGGCCACCTTGCCCAGGTCGCCCAGGGCCTGCTGGGCGTTGGGGCCGGCTTGTTTGCGCAGGGCGTTCAGCTCCTGCTGGATGCGCTCCTGCTGGCGCGCGAGCTGCTTGAGGCGGGCTTGCTGGTTGGCCGACAGCCGCTTGCCTTGCACGCTGTTCAGAAACTGTTGCATCTGGCGGTTGAGCTGCTGTTGCTGGCCGGCCATCTGCTGGAGTTGCTGCATCATCTGCTGCATCGACATACCCCCGCCGCCCTTGCCCTGGCCCTTGTTGAGCTGTTCGAGGACGTCAAGAATAAGCGCGGCCAGCTCGTTCAGGTGCATCATGGCCGATTTTTGCTCGCTCGTCGCGTTGGGCACGCGGCCCTCGGTGAGGGCTGTGGTGGCGGTTTCCATCGCGCGCAAGGCGTTCGTGGCCCGCGCCTGGAAAGCACTCGAAATTTGTGGGATGCGCTCGGCCAGGTGTTGCAGCGAGTCGCTGAGCAGCGTCGTGCCCGTCACCAGCCGATTTTGCGCCTGCGCCTTCTCGCGCAGCGTGGGGCTCTCGCTCACCAACCGGTCAACCGCGTGACGCAGCGCTTCCTGTTGCTGCGACAGCCGCAGGGTATGGTCGAGCGCTGCCAGAAGCCCCGCCCGATTGATGCGCCGTTGCTTGCCCGACATCTGTTGCTTCATCTGCCGGAGCTGCTGCGTCATCTGTTGCATCTGTTGCTGCAGCTGCTGCTGACTCTGCTGGGCCTGCTTAAACTGTCCACGGCGCAACTGTTGGCTGCTCTGCTTCATCTGCCGACTTAGCTTCTGTTGCGCCATGCGCTGTTGGAGCTGCTGCAGCTGCTTTTTGGGAAGCGCCTTGGATGCAGACGGCTCGGTTAGCTTGCGTAGCTGTTTTTGCAGCGCCTCCAGCTGCTTGCGCGCCCGGTCTTGCTCGCGGGCCAGGGCGTCGCGTTGTTGCTGCGTAGTTTTCTTTTGGGGAGATGGCGAGCGGCCGGCCGCTTTTTGCTGGGGGGCGGTTGGCTTCTGGCCTGCGTTTTTCTTGCGCTCGGACGCCTTTTTTCCGCTCGGTTGCTGCTGATTGGCCGTTTCAGAGGGCTGGGGCCGCGCGGCGGCCGCGGAGTCGCCCTGCGCCAGCTTTTGGGTCTGTTCGGCCAGCTGCTTCTGGAGCTTCGCAATGGCCGCGCTCCGCTTCGCCAGCTCATCGAGCGATTGCTGCGCCTTCAGCCGCTCAAACAGCTCCTTCACGCGCTTCAGGCGCTGCTGGTACTGTTCCTCATTAAACGTCATCTGCTCCATCGACTGCATCATCTGCCGCAGGTCCATCTGCTGCATGGCCTCTTGCAGCTTCTGCAGAGCGCGCTCAAGCTCGGGCGACTTCAGCTCCTCAATCACGCGTTGCAGCTCTTTGTACAGCTTCTGCGTCTCGGGGCTGGTAAGCTCTCCCTTTTGCATCTGCCGCGTGATCTCTTCCATCTGCTGTTGCAGCTGGTTGGCCTTTTGCTCCAGCGCCTGTTGCTGCTGGGCAATCTGCTCGGCCTGCCGCTTTGACTGCCACGAGGCTTCGCGGGTGCGCCGGATGGTTTGCTTAAGCTCCTGGGTCTCCTGGCGGAGCTGCTGCGCGTCTTGCTGCATCCGGTCGATCGTTTGCGTGGCCGCCTGTTGCGTCTTGTCGAGGGCTTCGTACTGCTCGGCCATCGACGGGAGGCGCAGCTGCTGGGTGGCCGTTACGTCGGAGCGATAGCCGGCCACGGCGTTGTTGTCCCACACCTTGGCGTAGTACGACACGACATCGCCCGGCATGAGATTGAGCCCCGAGGCTTGCGCCATGAGCCACGTGTACGACAGCGTCTGATCGCGGCCTGCGGGCGGCGGCGGAAGGGAGATGGAGCGAAAGGCGGAGTCGGGGGTGCCAAAGCGGCGCTCCGAGACGCGATAGTACAGGCGCACCCGCGAGAACCCGAAGTCGTCGCGCAGGCGCAGGCGCAGGGTTGGGGCGAGGGCCTCGGTGAGGGCGGCCCGGGCGGTCGGGGCCTCGAACGTAATCGCGGGCGGCGCGTCGCGCTGTGTGGCCAGCTGGTAGCGAATGGGCGCGGCATTGGCTATGCCCTGCGGACTTTCCAGGCGAAGGCTGTATGCCCCGTCGGCGTACAGCGTAAACGATCCGAGGGCCGCGCGGCCGTCGATGGTGAGTGGGCGTTGGGTGCTGTCGGCAAACAAGAGCGTGGCGCGTTCAACCGGCGCGCCGCCCACATGGGCACGCACCGTCACCCGGCTACCGGGCAGGGCCGTCACGTCGCCCACATTGGTCGCAAGCGTTTCGGCGGGGAGGCCGGTGTAGGCCGGCGGCGTTATCACCACGCGCAGGCGCTGCACCAGCGGGCGCGGATGCACCGTCACGCGGTACCAGCGCGTATCCAGCAACGGGTGCCGAATCCGGTAGCGCAGGTCGGATCGTACGCCGCGCAGCAGGTGGGTGAAGACGCCCGCGGCGTTCGGGGTAAGACGCATCGTTTGTACGGGGGCCGCACCTGGGTCTACCTGCAAGGAGAGCGCCGCTGGCATGTCACCCGTCGCTTCAATGCGGATCTGCAGCGAGTCGCCTTTTACACGGGTGGCGTCGCCGGGCGAGACGGCAAGTTGAAACGGCGCCGGCGGTTGAAAATGAGTGCGCGGCGAAAGCAATCGCCCCGAAGCCCCCAGGAACGTGGTAGGAGCGATCAGGAAGAAGGCGAGGACGCCCAGGAGCGGAAGAACGGCATATCGCGAAGCCCGCTGCACCGGCGTAAAGTCGGCCAAGTCCTCAAACGGAACGGCGTCAACGTCGGCGCCCAGCCGCTGCACAGCGGCTTCCACCATCGGGTCGGGCGCTTCCGTCCGCCGCCCATCCGCCAACTGGAGCACCGTGAGGAGGCGGTCGGACACCTCGGGATAGGCGTTGCCAATGTGCGCAGCAACGGCGGCATCGTCGGGCTGTGGGAGGACGCCTAGGAGCTGGAGGGTCGGACGCGCGACGTAGGCCAACGCGCCAAGCGCAGCCGCGCCAAGCAGGCCCATGAGCACGGAGCGAGCGGTGGTGGGTAGCCACAGGCCGGCTTCAACAGCCGTGGCAAGGAGCCAGGCAAGGGCGAGGCCGCCTACGCACCATACGGCCACCGTGGCAGCCTTTGCAAGGGTGAGGCGCCGCAGCGTGCGACGTACGCGCGTGCGGAGGCGCTCAACCAAACGAATCGACTGTTCACTCATGATGCGCCCTGTTGGGATAGAAGTCCTGCGTGTCGGTAACCTTTGGTAGCGTGCGGATGTTTCTCTGATCCTTCACGCCGCGGCGCGCGCGGGCCCCGCCCGTCGTCCATGAAAAAGACCCAAAGACGCGTTCCGCGGCTGAAAAGAAGTTCGTCGCTCCTGATCTTATAGCTTGCGCATTGCACGTGTGGTGCGCACGATGCATTCGACTAGCCAGCATGTTCTTATGTCGCCTATGCCCATGTCGCGTTTCCTCCCGCTGTGTCTCTTGCTTTTGCTCGTTGGCTGCCGCACGTACGGCGGGTATGGCACCGAGCAAGAAACGTGGCAACAGATGCAGACGGCCACCGAGCAGTTTGCCACCGATCTGACGCAGGCCAAAGCCGAGCTTGCGCGCCTGCAGGCCGTTGCCGACACCAGCGCGGCGCTCCAGCCGATGGCCGCGCGCTACGAGCGCACCGTTGCGCTGCACCAGGAGCGCCTCAACCACCACCAAACCTGGGTGGAGGAGCTGAAGGGGAGCGATAATTACCGCGCCCTCAACCGCACCTACGGCGCCATCATCACCGAGCAACGCCTGACGACGAAGCAGTACCAGCGGACGCTGCAGAATGTGCAGGCCGTCGTGCGCGGCGCGTCCCCCGTACCGTCCGACGACGACATCTCGGAAAGCACCTACGCCGATGCGCCCGTGCACTACCGCCGGGTTGAAAACCAGGGCGTCCTCACGCTCACCGAGGCGCTGTCGCAGTAACCAGCCGCCGCGCTATTGCTCGCGGCTGTCGACGCAGCACGTGGTGTTAATGCCGCCGCGCACGTTGTACTCCGTGGTGACGACGAGGTGTGCGGGGTTTTCGAGGCGGTCGAGGAGATCCTGAAAAATGATTGCCGTAATATCCTCTTGCGCTGCCCCGATGTCGCGCCACGAGATGAGGTAGTACTTCAGGCTTTTCAACTCCAGGATCCAGTCGCCCGGCACGTACTCCACGCGGAGGGTGCCAAAATCGGGGAGCCCGGAAAAGGGGCAGCGCGCCGAAAACTCGCCGGGTTCGGTTTCATAGGTCACGCGCTGCGCCACATCGTGTGCAAACGGGATGCGGTCGATACTGTCTTGCCGCGTGTCGGGCGGAAGAAACGGGCGAATGTGGCCTTCGGGTTCGATGCCAAACTGCTTCATGTAGTCGAGCGCGGCCCGCGTGTGCTCAACGGCGGCCTGCTCAAACGCCTCAACGGAATCGGCGGTGTCACTCATGATCGGGCGGAAGTCTGTAGAAGAAGGAGCGCGTCGTACGTCGGGCCGGCACACGTGTGCCACAGGCGCCGGGTTGTTCGGGGCTCTCAGGCGCGCTGATCGCTCGGCACGCCGGGCGACACGTATGGATGATCGGCGATAAAGAAGCGCCAGGGGCGGTTGACGCCTTTCGTGAGGCCAATGCGCGCCGACGTCTCCACCGCCGCGTCGTCCACCGGCTGGCCGGCCGTAAAAAAGAGCGGAGGCTCGGTAAGGAGCGCCGCGTGGAGGCGGTCGTCGACGGCAAACGCCTGCGTCAGCTTGCCGGGGCCATTGGTTAGCTCTACGGGACGCTTAGCGGCGGCGCGCCGCTGTTGCATGTGGGCGGCCCCTTCAAGCGGTTCAACAGCGCGGATGAGTACGCCGCCGCCTCGCCCTTCCGGCTCGGTGACCACGTTCAGGAGCCAGTACATGCCGTAGATGAGGTAAATGTAGGCCGTGCCCGGTGCACGGAAGAGATCGGCCGCGCGGCCTTCGCGTCGCAGCGTGCCCGTTTCTTCGTCGTACAGGCCCCATCCATGAAAGGCGCGGTCGCCCTCGGTGTAGGCCTCCGTTTCAACGATCCGGCCGACCAGGCGCGTGCCATCGTCGGCGATGCGTACCAGATGGCGCCCCAGGAGGTCGCGGGCGACGGTGAGGGTGGAGCGGTCGAAAAAATCGGGCGACAACGCCATCGCGAGTGCAGGGAGCAATCCAAAAGAAAGCGCGCCCGGTCCACTGGGGGCCGGGCGCGCAGGCGATACGTGGCAACAGCAAAAGAAAACGGTTACCGTGCGGCGCCCACTTGGCCCATCGCCACGCGCAGCCGGCCGCGGGCACGTTCCAGCGCCGCCTCGGCGCGTTCGCGGTCGATGTCGTCGCTGCTCCCTTGCTGGAGGCGGTCGAGCGCGCGCTTTTCGGCCGCTTGTGCGCGTTCCACATCAATCTCGGAGGCCAGCTCGACGGCATCAGCAAGCACCGTCACCTTGTTATCCAGCACTTCGAGGAAGCCGCCCGTCGTTGCAAAGACGATGCGGTCGTCGTGCATGTCGGCGTACTCGTGGGCGTCTTGCGTGCGCACCACCAGCGGCCCTACGCCGAGGGCCGCGATGAGCGGCGCGTGGTTCTTGAGCACTTCAAAGCTGCCCTCTACGCCGGGCGCGCGCACGCCGCTGGCATGGCCGCGGAAGGCGCGGTCGTCGGGCGTTACGATGTCTACGTACAATTCGTCTGCCATGACACACTATCGAAATTGGGGGGACCGGTAGGGCGCTGCGCCTCAGCCGCGAGCCGCGCACAACCGCGCGGCCCGCGAAAGGCACCATCCGTTACGCGTCTTCGAGCATCTTCTCGCCGTCCTCGATGACCTCGTCGATGGTGCCCTTCAGCAAGAACGCACGCTCAGGCAGGTGATCGAGCTCGCCGTCGAGAATCATGCGGAAGCCACGGATGGTTTCCTCAACCGAAACGTAGGCGCCCGGCGTGCCGGTGAACTGCTCGGCCACAAAGAACGGCTGACTCAGGAACCGCTGCACGCGGCGCGCGCGGTTCACGGCCTGCTTGTCTTCGTCCGACAGCTCATCCATGCCCAGGATGGCGATGATGTCCTGAAGCTCCTTGTAGCGCTGCAGGATCTCCTTCACATCTTGCGCCGTCTGGTAGTGCTCGGTGCCCAGCGTCCGCTCGTTCAGCATCTGACTCGTCGAGTCGAGCGGGTCGATGGCCGGGTAAATGCCCTGCGAGGAGAGCTGGCGCGAGAGCACCGTGGTGGCATCGAGGTGGGCAAACGTCGTGGCCGGAGCGGGGTCGGTCAGGTCATCCGCCGGCACGTACACCGCCTGAAACGACGTAATCG comes from Salisaeta longa DSM 21114 and encodes:
- the atpC gene encoding ATP synthase F1 subunit epsilon; its protein translation is MADELYVDIVTPDDRAFRGHASGVRAPGVEGSFEVLKNHAPLIAALGVGPLVVRTQDAHEYADMHDDRIVFATTGGFLEVLDNKVTVLADAVELASEIDVERAQAAEKRALDRLQQGSSDDIDRERAEAALERARGRLRVAMGQVGAAR
- a CDS encoding DNA-3-methyladenine glycosylase; translated protein: MALSPDFFDRSTLTVARDLLGRHLVRIADDGTRLVGRIVETEAYTEGDRAFHGWGLYDEETGTLRREGRAADLFRAPGTAYIYLIYGMYWLLNVVTEPEGRGGGVLIRAVEPLEGAAHMQQRRAAAKRPVELTNGPGKLTQAFAVDDRLHAALLTEPPLFFTAGQPVDDAAVETSARIGLTKGVNRPWRFFIADHPYVSPGVPSDQRA